The following coding sequences lie in one Leucobacter allii genomic window:
- a CDS encoding alkaline phosphatase family protein, producing the protein MASEEIEDAPRTGVPGTRPSRRSFLKTGGLVAAGVAAGAGGAAAVAAAVGRPDPGTPYIPERFDIPKPRTEPGFDHLVVVMGENRSFDNLLGYLYTPEDPPPGGTFAGLAFGDYANTAEDGTVIPAHVYAGSTDYVMGRPDPDPGEEYPHVNTQVFGRIDSHNRGKDVGELTEPYHAPERGTPADMSGFVLDYEADFVHRKRRAPMTHEREQIMGSFSPEMLPVLSTLAREFGVFDHWFCAVPSQTFCNRSFFHASTSHGFVTNKHGGGYLKWLGAAETPTVFNRLEEAGLSWRIYFDELQLISFTGVLHAPVLREFWKTDRFATMTQFYEDVERGALPEYAFVEPRMMFNHNDFHPPVGRLHEGDEGGEHVYNGAISDARAGDALVHEIYTAIRNSTSETGSNYLNTTLLITFDEHGGTYDHVPPPEATPPDGSGAGEMGFHFDRLGCRVPAIVVSAHTERGSVFSEEMHHGSLAATLAERFQFPPLTRRDAAARSIADAFNRTVPRHAADWPQTTPSYVHPNPEAHPARAHASRPLSPPAHGLIGLLIHHFGTADEQASPPQTFGDAYEMLLKYGTGLFGAQAS; encoded by the coding sequence ATGGCCTCGGAGGAGATCGAGGACGCGCCTCGAACGGGCGTTCCGGGGACACGGCCGAGCCGCCGCAGTTTCCTGAAGACCGGCGGACTCGTCGCCGCGGGGGTCGCCGCGGGCGCAGGCGGGGCCGCCGCGGTCGCCGCCGCCGTCGGCAGGCCCGACCCAGGGACGCCCTACATCCCCGAGCGCTTCGACATCCCGAAGCCCCGAACCGAGCCGGGCTTCGACCACCTCGTCGTCGTGATGGGCGAGAACCGCTCCTTCGACAATCTGCTCGGCTATCTCTACACGCCCGAGGATCCTCCCCCGGGCGGAACGTTCGCTGGCCTCGCCTTCGGCGACTACGCGAACACGGCTGAGGACGGCACCGTGATCCCCGCCCACGTGTACGCGGGGTCGACGGACTATGTCATGGGGCGCCCCGATCCCGATCCCGGAGAGGAGTATCCACACGTCAATACGCAGGTGTTCGGACGGATCGACTCCCACAACCGGGGCAAGGACGTGGGCGAGCTCACGGAGCCCTACCATGCCCCCGAGCGCGGCACCCCCGCCGATATGTCCGGCTTCGTGCTCGACTACGAAGCCGACTTCGTGCATCGCAAGCGGCGCGCTCCCATGACGCACGAGCGCGAACAGATCATGGGCTCCTTCTCCCCCGAGATGCTGCCCGTCCTCTCGACGCTCGCGCGCGAGTTCGGCGTCTTCGACCATTGGTTCTGCGCCGTGCCCAGCCAGACCTTCTGCAACCGCAGCTTCTTCCACGCCTCGACCTCCCACGGCTTCGTGACCAACAAGCACGGCGGCGGCTACCTCAAGTGGCTCGGCGCGGCCGAGACTCCGACCGTGTTCAACCGGCTCGAGGAGGCCGGGCTGAGCTGGCGGATCTATTTCGACGAACTGCAGCTGATCTCATTCACGGGCGTGCTCCATGCACCGGTACTGCGCGAGTTCTGGAAGACCGACCGCTTCGCGACCATGACGCAGTTCTACGAGGACGTCGAACGCGGCGCCCTCCCCGAGTACGCGTTCGTCGAACCACGGATGATGTTCAACCACAACGACTTCCATCCGCCCGTCGGCCGTCTCCACGAGGGCGACGAGGGCGGCGAGCACGTGTACAACGGTGCGATCTCGGACGCGCGGGCGGGCGACGCGCTCGTGCACGAGATCTACACCGCGATCCGCAACTCCACCTCGGAGACCGGCTCGAACTACCTCAACACGACGCTCCTCATCACGTTCGACGAGCACGGCGGCACCTACGACCACGTCCCGCCGCCCGAGGCCACGCCGCCCGACGGCAGCGGCGCCGGGGAGATGGGCTTCCACTTCGACCGTCTCGGGTGCCGGGTGCCGGCGATCGTCGTCTCGGCGCACACCGAGCGCGGCAGCGTCTTCAGCGAGGAGATGCATCACGGCTCGCTCGCCGCGACGCTCGCCGAGCGATTCCAGTTCCCTCCCCTGACCCGACGGGACGCCGCAGCGCGCTCCATCGCCGACGCCTTCAACCGCACGGTGCCGCGGCACGCGGCGGACTGGCCGCAGACGACGCCTTCCTACGTGCACCCGAATCCGGAGGCCCATCCGGCGAGAGCGCACGCCTCGCGCCCGCTGAGTCCGCCGGCGCACGGGCTCATCGGCCTGCTGATCCACCATTTCGGCACGGCGGACGAGCAGGCCTCGCCGCCGCAGACCTTCGGGGACGCCTACGAGATGCTCCTCAAGTACGGTACGGGGCTCTTCGGCGCGCAAGCCTCCTGA
- a CDS encoding ABC transporter ATP-binding protein, with product MKQIWITLRQLLPLLPEGAQRYYLGYIIATSLITALDAIGMSLLAIVLPSAISGKAISLPVIGTVEPGTVPLLVLIALGLMLLKSVLNVVLQWFATRRFAKYELEVGDRLFRAYIGASWEERSKRSVAEITRIADAGIANAMAGFVLPLMRVPSSFFTFVLVLGVLVVADPAASVIAFVYLSIVMLLVHFVVTKRALEAGQVNLDFSYRVANLMTEMIDALKELSLRNRLGEVADLVTDNRRRSTRARANGSFLGVLPGFAYEAALLGGIALIGGFSYFTGGMAAALASVALFATTGFRLIPALTGLQGGVVQATASLPGAREVVNDLIASERDIETSQTPADTAELAENPRLLRLDDVRFRYPGADADVIRGMSLDIPLGSSVGIVGPSGAGKSTLIDLLLGLSQPSAGAIELDGEPLQSVLRQWRGRVGYVPQRVALFDGTIAQNVALTWSDDIDRERVMHALERAQLGSLVSDRAGGIDERIGERGVSLSGGQQQRLGIARALYTDPLVLVLDEATSSLDTKTEDEVTKSIRSLQGEVTLISVAHRLSTIKDYDRVCYLDDGRIVAQGTFSEVARAHPAFGEQVALAGLAREVA from the coding sequence ATGAAACAGATCTGGATCACGCTGCGGCAGCTGCTCCCGCTCCTCCCGGAGGGCGCGCAGCGCTACTACCTCGGCTACATCATCGCCACGAGCCTCATCACGGCGCTCGACGCGATCGGCATGTCGCTGCTCGCGATCGTGCTCCCCTCGGCGATCTCGGGCAAGGCGATCAGCCTGCCGGTCATCGGTACGGTGGAGCCGGGCACCGTGCCGCTGCTCGTGCTCATCGCGCTCGGGCTCATGCTGCTGAAGTCGGTGCTCAACGTGGTGCTGCAGTGGTTCGCCACCCGCCGCTTCGCCAAGTACGAACTCGAGGTGGGCGACCGCCTGTTCCGCGCGTACATCGGGGCGAGCTGGGAGGAGCGCTCGAAACGATCGGTCGCGGAGATCACCCGTATCGCCGACGCCGGCATCGCGAACGCGATGGCGGGCTTCGTGCTGCCGCTCATGCGGGTGCCGAGCTCCTTCTTCACCTTCGTGCTCGTGCTCGGCGTGCTCGTCGTCGCCGATCCCGCGGCCTCCGTCATCGCCTTCGTCTACCTGTCGATCGTGATGCTGCTCGTCCACTTCGTGGTGACGAAGCGCGCGCTCGAGGCCGGGCAGGTCAATCTCGACTTCAGCTACCGCGTCGCCAACCTGATGACCGAGATGATCGACGCGCTCAAGGAGCTGAGCCTGCGCAATCGGCTCGGCGAGGTGGCCGATCTCGTCACCGACAACCGCCGGCGCAGCACGCGGGCGCGCGCGAACGGCTCGTTCCTCGGCGTGCTGCCCGGTTTCGCCTACGAGGCGGCGCTCCTCGGCGGCATCGCGCTGATCGGCGGCTTCTCCTACTTCACGGGCGGCATGGCCGCCGCGCTCGCCTCGGTCGCGCTCTTCGCGACGACCGGATTCCGGCTCATCCCCGCGCTCACCGGACTGCAGGGCGGCGTCGTGCAGGCGACCGCGAGCCTGCCGGGCGCCCGCGAGGTCGTCAACGACCTCATCGCCTCCGAACGGGACATCGAGACCTCGCAGACCCCGGCGGACACCGCCGAGCTCGCCGAGAACCCCCGCCTGCTGCGCCTCGACGACGTACGGTTCCGCTATCCGGGCGCCGACGCCGATGTGATCCGCGGCATGTCCCTCGACATCCCGCTGGGCAGCTCGGTCGGCATCGTGGGGCCGTCGGGGGCGGGCAAATCGACGCTCATCGATCTGCTGCTCGGCCTCAGCCAGCCCTCGGCCGGCGCGATCGAGCTCGACGGGGAGCCGCTGCAGTCGGTGCTCCGCCAGTGGCGGGGGCGCGTGGGCTACGTGCCGCAGCGCGTCGCGCTCTTCGACGGCACCATCGCCCAGAACGTCGCGCTGACCTGGAGCGACGACATCGACCGCGAGCGCGTCATGCACGCCCTCGAGCGGGCGCAGCTCGGCTCGCTCGTCTCCGACCGCGCCGGCGGCATCGACGAGCGCATCGGCGAGCGCGGGGTCTCGCTCTCCGGCGGGCAGCAGCAGCGGCTCGGGATCGCCCGCGCGCTGTACACCGATCCGCTCGTGCTCGTGCTCGACGAGGCCACCAGTTCGCTCGACACCAAGACCGAGGACGAGGTGACGAAGTCGATCCGCAGCCTGCAGGGCGAGGTCACGCTCATCTCGGTGGCGCACCGGCTGTCGACGATCAAGGACTACGACCGCGTCTGCTACCTCGACGATGGGCGGATCGTGGCGCAGGGCACCTTCAGCGAGGTCGCCCGCGCGCACCCCGCCTTCGGCGAGCAGGTCGCCCTCGCGGGGCTCGCCCGCGAGGTGGCATAG
- a CDS encoding DegT/DnrJ/EryC1/StrS family aminotransferase, whose product MSTDFIPAARPIIGDDEREAVDRVLRSGMIAQGPEVATFEQEFAEHFVQGRATVAVNSGTSGQHLGLLAAGVGAGDEVIVPSFTFAATGNSVALTGAAPVFADIDPLTFTLDPESVRAAITPRTKGIMPVHLYGHPFLVDQISAIAEEHGLAVYEDAAQAHGASWDGRPVGTFGDFAMFSLYPTKNMTSGEGGMVSCASEELARGVRLLRNQGMETQYANEVVGFNARMTDIHAAIGRVQLTKVDAWTSQRRANAAALDAGLAGLDGVTTPYVAEEAVHVYHQYTIRVDAAERDRLRDALRAEYNVGSGVYYPIPNHRLPSLAEFAPGLELPETERAAAEVLSLPVHPSLSEGDLERIVSGVTAVLRAGA is encoded by the coding sequence ATGTCGACAGACTTCATTCCCGCTGCCAGGCCCATCATCGGCGACGACGAGCGGGAGGCCGTCGACCGCGTGCTCCGCTCCGGGATGATCGCGCAGGGGCCGGAGGTCGCGACCTTCGAGCAGGAGTTCGCCGAGCACTTCGTGCAGGGCCGCGCGACGGTCGCCGTGAACTCCGGCACGAGCGGGCAGCACCTCGGGCTGCTCGCGGCGGGGGTCGGCGCCGGCGACGAGGTCATCGTGCCCTCCTTCACCTTCGCCGCGACGGGCAACTCCGTCGCGCTCACGGGTGCCGCCCCGGTCTTCGCGGACATCGATCCGCTGACCTTCACGCTCGATCCGGAGTCCGTGCGGGCCGCCATCACCCCGCGCACCAAGGGCATCATGCCCGTGCACCTCTACGGCCACCCCTTCCTCGTCGACCAGATCTCGGCGATCGCCGAGGAGCACGGGCTCGCCGTCTACGAGGACGCCGCCCAGGCGCACGGCGCCTCCTGGGACGGCCGCCCGGTCGGCACGTTCGGCGACTTCGCGATGTTCAGCCTGTACCCCACCAAGAACATGACCTCGGGCGAGGGGGGCATGGTGAGCTGCGCGAGCGAGGAGCTGGCGCGCGGCGTGCGCCTGCTGCGCAATCAGGGCATGGAGACCCAGTACGCCAACGAGGTCGTCGGTTTCAACGCGCGGATGACCGACATCCACGCGGCGATCGGCCGGGTGCAGCTCACGAAGGTGGACGCGTGGACCTCGCAGCGGCGCGCGAACGCCGCCGCGCTGGATGCGGGCCTCGCGGGCCTCGACGGCGTGACGACGCCCTATGTGGCCGAGGAGGCGGTGCACGTCTACCACCAGTACACGATCCGCGTCGACGCCGCCGAGCGCGACCGGCTCCGCGACGCGCTGCGCGCGGAGTACAACGTCGGCTCCGGCGTGTACTACCCGATCCCGAACCACCGCCTGCCGTCGCTCGCGGAGTTCGCCCCCGGGCTCGAACTGCCCGAGACCGAGCGCGCCGCGGCCGAGGTGCTGTCGCTGCCCGTGCACCCTTCGCTCTCCGAGGGCGACCTCGAGCGCATCGTCTCCGGCGTGACCGCCGTGCTGCGGGCGGGGGCCTAG
- a CDS encoding cation:proton antiporter codes for MIPLLVCCTVAILAWSLVGARLQRWHFSGPVVMVLSGIAIGFAFQDSIETGLNTQLAEHIVELILALLLFVDATEVRGGFFAGARGPVLRLLLIALPVSIVLAVVVGVPLLGTSVFAVLAIACIVLPIDFAPAAELLRDPRLPRRTRHALAVESGYNDGIFSPIFAFALIVLGLSETNGGPLGALEEAIPAAGYAVLVGGIIGGAAGLGARLGARRGWATPSGLRIAMVLVPVVTYACALPLHGNGFVAAFIAGLVYKPARLGRRGFRKNIPHAELSLADDLGVLSSLVMWFVFGAVASLILVTPVEWSWILFALLALTLLRIVPVLLAFLGSGSTLREQAALGLLGPRGTSSIVFGLLAFNAMRDDDANIALYVLIVVVLGSVVLHSLFGRRLAGALAAPDPAGISARRS; via the coding sequence GTGATCCCACTTCTGGTCTGCTGCACGGTCGCGATCCTCGCCTGGTCCCTCGTCGGCGCGCGATTGCAGCGGTGGCACTTTTCCGGTCCCGTCGTCATGGTGCTCAGCGGGATCGCGATCGGCTTCGCGTTCCAGGACAGCATCGAGACCGGGCTCAATACGCAGCTCGCCGAGCACATCGTCGAGCTCATTCTCGCGCTGCTGCTCTTCGTCGACGCGACGGAGGTGCGCGGCGGCTTCTTCGCGGGAGCGCGCGGGCCTGTACTGCGGCTCCTGCTCATCGCCCTGCCCGTCTCGATCGTGCTCGCGGTGGTCGTCGGGGTGCCGCTGCTCGGCACCTCCGTGTTCGCGGTGCTGGCGATCGCCTGCATCGTGCTGCCGATCGATTTCGCGCCCGCGGCCGAGCTGCTGCGCGACCCGAGGCTCCCGCGCCGCACGCGCCACGCCCTCGCCGTCGAGAGCGGGTACAACGACGGCATCTTCTCGCCGATCTTCGCCTTCGCCCTCATCGTGCTCGGGCTCTCCGAGACGAACGGGGGCCCGCTCGGCGCGCTCGAGGAGGCGATCCCCGCCGCAGGTTACGCGGTCCTCGTGGGTGGAATCATCGGCGGTGCGGCGGGCCTCGGAGCGCGCCTCGGGGCCCGCCGCGGCTGGGCCACGCCGAGCGGATTGCGGATCGCGATGGTGCTCGTGCCCGTCGTGACCTACGCCTGCGCCCTGCCGCTGCACGGCAACGGTTTCGTCGCGGCGTTCATCGCCGGGCTCGTCTACAAGCCGGCGAGGCTCGGCCGGCGCGGCTTCCGCAAGAACATCCCCCACGCCGAGCTCTCCCTCGCCGACGATCTCGGCGTACTCAGCTCCCTGGTCATGTGGTTCGTGTTCGGCGCGGTCGCCTCGCTGATCCTCGTCACGCCGGTCGAGTGGAGCTGGATCCTGTTCGCGCTCCTCGCACTCACCCTGCTGCGCATCGTCCCGGTGCTGCTCGCCTTCCTCGGCAGCGGGTCGACCCTGCGGGAGCAGGCGGCGCTCGGGCTGCTCGGGCCCCGCGGCACGTCGAGCATCGTGTTCGGCCTCCTCGCCTTCAACGCGATGCGCGACGACGACGCGAATATCGCCCTCTACGTGCTCATCGTGGTGGTGCTCGGCAGCGTCGTGCTCCACAGCCTGTTCGGCCGCCGGCTCGCGGGCGCCCTGGCGGCGCCCGACCCCGCGGGGATCAGTGCGCGCCGTTCATGA
- a CDS encoding acyltransferase family protein, with protein sequence MTVTPSSARPRERRFRPEIEGLRAVAIGLVLIYHLQAPVLRGGFIGVDVFFVISGFLITSHILGEVESTGRLSLAAFWARRMKRLLPAAATVLVATALASWVLLPQTSWRAVGGDVSAAALSLVNWRFASESIAYDAQGQGVSPVLHFWSLSVEEQFYVLWPVALGLAYWLFLRGGRPRRVRVISAIVIGLIALPSLVWSVVHTPSDADVAFFVTSTRLWELGAGAAVAVGAGFWHRIPVAVSVVLGWGGVASIAWAAIAFDDTMPWPGSAALVPVLGTAAVIVASSARPRAFDAARLLGWRPVAWVGGLSYSWYLWHWPVLVLAEARFGELRLRYRILLVLGSGLLAWISLKWIENPVRRSRRLSERPGFMLSVGANLSLIGILAGLLLSAAVPARTDAAAVDPNAYGARALTLDPGGLVEPHEVQEHSAALVPGPAAALDDLPRAQRDGCVTGARSPELIVCTSGDPEGALDVAVVGDSKILQWDSAVARIAEERGWRITTAYKAGCPFAEPAWADTELAARSCTAWNAEALDLLLEERPDVVITSSLRVLDGSQDGDPARGVAMLGARWSELQDSGIRVVPILDNPSPGFEVADCVAQHPETLSACAFDRDAAIAASGVRWQLPAAAATGVDVVDMSDVACPPANACPAVIGDALLYRRGTHLTDSFVLSTIDILKARLVPAVEAGGSGAA encoded by the coding sequence ATGACCGTCACCCCGTCGTCCGCCCGGCCGCGAGAGCGCCGCTTCCGCCCCGAGATCGAGGGGCTCAGGGCGGTGGCCATCGGGCTCGTCCTGATCTATCACCTGCAGGCGCCAGTGCTGCGCGGCGGGTTCATCGGCGTCGACGTCTTCTTCGTCATCAGCGGATTCCTCATCACCTCGCATATCCTCGGCGAGGTCGAATCGACCGGCCGCCTCTCGCTCGCCGCGTTCTGGGCGCGCCGCATGAAGCGCCTACTGCCCGCCGCGGCGACGGTGCTCGTGGCGACCGCGCTCGCGAGCTGGGTCCTGCTCCCGCAGACGAGCTGGCGCGCCGTCGGCGGCGATGTGTCGGCGGCCGCGCTCTCCCTCGTCAATTGGCGCTTCGCCTCGGAGTCGATCGCCTACGACGCGCAGGGTCAGGGCGTCTCGCCCGTGCTGCACTTCTGGTCCCTCTCCGTCGAGGAGCAGTTCTATGTGCTCTGGCCGGTCGCCCTGGGCCTCGCCTATTGGCTGTTCCTGCGGGGCGGCCGACCGCGCCGCGTGCGGGTGATCAGCGCGATCGTCATCGGCCTGATCGCGCTTCCCAGCCTCGTCTGGTCCGTCGTGCACACCCCCTCGGACGCCGACGTCGCCTTCTTCGTCACTTCGACCCGACTCTGGGAACTCGGCGCGGGCGCTGCCGTCGCCGTGGGGGCCGGATTCTGGCATCGCATCCCAGTCGCCGTCTCCGTCGTGCTCGGCTGGGGCGGAGTGGCGAGCATCGCCTGGGCTGCGATCGCGTTCGACGACACGATGCCGTGGCCGGGCTCCGCGGCCCTCGTCCCCGTGCTGGGGACGGCAGCGGTCATCGTGGCGTCTTCCGCGAGACCGCGCGCCTTCGATGCCGCGCGACTGCTCGGCTGGCGGCCGGTCGCCTGGGTGGGTGGGCTCTCCTACTCCTGGTACCTCTGGCACTGGCCGGTGCTGGTGCTCGCGGAAGCGCGATTCGGCGAACTCCGACTGCGCTACCGCATCCTGCTCGTGCTGGGCTCCGGCCTCCTGGCCTGGATCAGCCTGAAGTGGATCGAGAACCCCGTGCGACGCTCCCGCCGCCTGAGCGAACGGCCCGGATTCATGCTGTCGGTGGGTGCGAATCTCTCGCTCATCGGCATTCTCGCCGGTCTGCTCCTCTCAGCGGCGGTGCCCGCGCGGACGGACGCCGCCGCGGTGGATCCGAATGCTTACGGCGCACGCGCGCTCACCCTGGATCCCGGCGGTCTCGTCGAACCCCACGAGGTGCAGGAGCACTCGGCTGCGCTCGTGCCCGGCCCGGCGGCGGCACTCGATGATCTTCCTCGAGCGCAGCGCGACGGCTGCGTTACCGGCGCGCGGAGTCCGGAGCTCATCGTCTGCACCTCCGGCGACCCCGAGGGGGCGCTCGACGTCGCGGTCGTCGGGGACTCCAAGATCCTGCAATGGGATTCCGCCGTCGCACGGATTGCCGAGGAGCGCGGTTGGCGGATCACCACGGCCTACAAGGCGGGGTGCCCCTTCGCCGAGCCCGCGTGGGCGGACACGGAATTGGCGGCGCGCAGCTGCACCGCGTGGAACGCGGAGGCGCTCGACCTCCTGCTCGAGGAGCGCCCCGACGTGGTCATCACCTCCAGTCTGAGAGTGCTGGACGGCTCGCAGGACGGAGACCCCGCCCGCGGCGTCGCTATGCTCGGCGCCCGCTGGAGCGAGCTGCAGGACTCCGGGATCAGGGTCGTGCCGATCCTCGACAATCCAAGCCCCGGCTTCGAGGTCGCCGACTGCGTCGCCCAGCATCCTGAGACGCTCTCGGCATGCGCATTCGATCGGGACGCCGCGATCGCGGCCTCGGGCGTGCGGTGGCAGCTGCCGGCAGCGGCCGCGACCGGCGTCGACGTCGTGGACATGTCCGACGTCGCATGCCCGCCGGCGAACGCCTGCCCCGCCGTGATCGGCGACGCGCTGCTGTACCGGCGGGGCACCCATCTCACGGACTCGTTCGTCCTCTCGACGATCGACATCCTCAAAGCCAGACTGGTCCCGGCGGTCGAGGCGGGAGGGAGCGGCGCGGCGTAG